One part of the Hydra vulgaris chromosome 01, alternate assembly HydraT2T_AEP genome encodes these proteins:
- the LOC136075348 gene encoding uncharacterized protein LOC136075348, giving the protein MYATSPVIVFPRKLSRNPLMRGAPEGFIGLANQSGWMNAEIFIDVLKHFVKFARPTADHKVLLIMDNHESQFSLQSLEYAIEKHVCMMTLPPHTSHKTQPLDRSVFGPLKT; this is encoded by the coding sequence ATGTATGCAACATCCCCTGTAATTGTTTTTCCAAGAAAATTATCTAGAAACCCACTAATGAGAGGAGCACCAGAAGGTTTTATTGGATTAGCCAATCAATCTGGGTGGATGAATGCTGAAATATTTATAgatgttttaaagcattttgttaAGTTTGCTCGCCCAACTGCCGAtcacaaagttttattgattatGGATAATCATGAAAGCCAATTTTCGCTACAGTCACTTGAATATGCAATAGAGAAACATGTTTGTATGATGACTTTACCACCACATACTTCACATAAGACACAACCTTTAGATAGGTCTGTTTTTGGTCCATTGAAAACATAG